In a single window of the Mesoplodon densirostris isolate mMesDen1 chromosome 18, mMesDen1 primary haplotype, whole genome shotgun sequence genome:
- the COPRS gene encoding coordinator of PRMT5 and differentiation stimulator isoform X2 has translation MDSQAAGAPALGAAEPPPGLPLLSTREAPPRPGAAFAPAGRSGQERETEKAADRLASGAQSIPHDSPAHGEGTHCEEEGFAVDDEDSDGEPNPWELSEGVSGCPPREQAADLFNEDWDLELKADQGNPYDADDIQGCLSQEVRPWVCCAPQGDMIYDPSWHHPPPLIPHYSKMVFETGQFDDAED, from the exons ATGGACTCTCAGGCCGCTGGGGCCCCGGCTCTGGGGGCGGCGGAGCCGCCGCCGGGTCTGCCGCTGCTGAGCACGCGGGAGGCGCCCCCCCGTCCGGGG GCTGCCTTTGCCCCAGCTGGCCGCTCCGGTcaggagagagagactgagaaggCTGCGGATCGACTAG CCAGTGGAGCACAGAGCATCCCTCATGATAGTCCTGCCCATGGTGAGGGCACCCATTGTGAAGAGGAAGGCTTTGCTGTGGATGACGAGGATTCTGATGGGGAACCGAATCCCTGGGAGCTGTCAGAAGGGGTGTCCGGCTGTCCCCCCAGGGAACAGGCTGCTGATCTTTTTAACGAGGACTGGGACTTGGAGTTGAAAGCAGATCAAGGGAATCCATATG ATGCTGACGACATCCAGGGCTGCCTTTCTCAAGAGGTCAGACCCTGGGTGTGCTGTGCCCCGCAAGGAGACATGATCTATGACCCCAGTTGGCACCATCCACCTCCACTGATACCCCATTATTCCAAGATGGTCTTTGAAACGGGACAGTTTGATGATGCCGAAGACTGA
- the COPRS gene encoding coordinator of PRMT5 and differentiation stimulator isoform X3, with protein sequence MGGDAADPELEPLLGGLVWGQAAFAPAGRSGQERETEKAADRLASGAQSIPHDSPAHGEGTHCEEEGFAVDDEDSDGEPNPWELSEGVSGCPPREQAADLFNEDWDLELKADQGNPYDADDIQGCLSQEVRPWVCCAPQGDMIYDPSWHHPPPLIPHYSKMVFETGQFDDAED encoded by the exons ATGGGAGGTGATGCTGCTGACCCAGAGCTGGAGCCGCTACTGGGGGGCCTGGTCTGGGGCCAG GCTGCCTTTGCCCCAGCTGGCCGCTCCGGTcaggagagagagactgagaaggCTGCGGATCGACTAG CCAGTGGAGCACAGAGCATCCCTCATGATAGTCCTGCCCATGGTGAGGGCACCCATTGTGAAGAGGAAGGCTTTGCTGTGGATGACGAGGATTCTGATGGGGAACCGAATCCCTGGGAGCTGTCAGAAGGGGTGTCCGGCTGTCCCCCCAGGGAACAGGCTGCTGATCTTTTTAACGAGGACTGGGACTTGGAGTTGAAAGCAGATCAAGGGAATCCATATG ATGCTGACGACATCCAGGGCTGCCTTTCTCAAGAGGTCAGACCCTGGGTGTGCTGTGCCCCGCAAGGAGACATGATCTATGACCCCAGTTGGCACCATCCACCTCCACTGATACCCCATTATTCCAAGATGGTCTTTGAAACGGGACAGTTTGATGATGCCGAAGACTGA
- the COPRS gene encoding coordinator of PRMT5 and differentiation stimulator isoform X1 → MDSQAAGAPALGAAEPPPGLPLLSTREAPPRPGVSAARGLGAATTCGPAAFAPAGRSGQERETEKAADRLASGAQSIPHDSPAHGEGTHCEEEGFAVDDEDSDGEPNPWELSEGVSGCPPREQAADLFNEDWDLELKADQGNPYDADDIQGCLSQEVRPWVCCAPQGDMIYDPSWHHPPPLIPHYSKMVFETGQFDDAED, encoded by the exons ATGGACTCTCAGGCCGCTGGGGCCCCGGCTCTGGGGGCGGCGGAGCCGCCGCCGGGTCTGCCGCTGCTGAGCACGCGGGAGGCGCCCCCCCGTCCGGGGGTGAGCGCGGCGCGGGGCCTGGGCGCGGCTACCACCTGCGGCCCG GCTGCCTTTGCCCCAGCTGGCCGCTCCGGTcaggagagagagactgagaaggCTGCGGATCGACTAG CCAGTGGAGCACAGAGCATCCCTCATGATAGTCCTGCCCATGGTGAGGGCACCCATTGTGAAGAGGAAGGCTTTGCTGTGGATGACGAGGATTCTGATGGGGAACCGAATCCCTGGGAGCTGTCAGAAGGGGTGTCCGGCTGTCCCCCCAGGGAACAGGCTGCTGATCTTTTTAACGAGGACTGGGACTTGGAGTTGAAAGCAGATCAAGGGAATCCATATG ATGCTGACGACATCCAGGGCTGCCTTTCTCAAGAGGTCAGACCCTGGGTGTGCTGTGCCCCGCAAGGAGACATGATCTATGACCCCAGTTGGCACCATCCACCTCCACTGATACCCCATTATTCCAAGATGGTCTTTGAAACGGGACAGTTTGATGATGCCGAAGACTGA